Proteins encoded in a region of the Campylobacter concisus genome:
- a CDS encoding replication initiation protein, with translation MNEVVKYSNELHELKFNSLNEAQQNVFFTLLQQFRKASGDTLELDFNKLFELAQISQGTNYRKEILDKIGKLQEFKFRYQINELGDLRQDVIFPSIETDSKNKVLRIRVSQGFKERYINSPLKGWTRYELAEFVNLSGTYTKTIYRYLKQYRQTGRWCIRYDDFKELLGIPENYKAGNIDQRILKPTIKELSAERNLFDMRRTPFQKLSVRKFKKGREIETLEFTFMPQPVSELEKDEKENERNLATIARDIQREERLRSLKRNKIDELKPYLFQSVRVKNPNTQEYDTLKIIELNYNQDKIKAKLKNSDDDYITEMTFESIKHLQNFLGF, from the coding sequence ATGAACGAAGTTGTAAAGTATTCAAACGAACTACACGAGCTAAAATTTAATTCACTGAATGAAGCGCAGCAAAACGTATTCTTTACCCTTTTGCAGCAGTTTAGAAAGGCTAGCGGCGACACGCTAGAGCTTGATTTTAACAAGCTTTTCGAGCTGGCTCAAATATCGCAGGGAACGAATTACCGCAAAGAGATTTTAGACAAAATAGGCAAGCTTCAAGAGTTTAAATTTCGCTATCAAATTAACGAACTAGGAGACCTAAGACAAGACGTTATTTTTCCAAGTATAGAAACCGATAGTAAAAACAAAGTCTTGAGAATTAGAGTATCGCAAGGCTTTAAAGAAAGGTATATTAATAGCCCACTAAAAGGCTGGACTAGATACGAGCTAGCGGAGTTTGTAAATCTTAGTGGCACATACACAAAAACAATCTACCGCTATTTAAAGCAATATCGCCAAACTGGACGCTGGTGCATTCGATACGATGATTTTAAAGAGCTTTTGGGTATTCCAGAGAATTACAAGGCTGGAAATATCGACCAACGAATTTTAAAACCTACAATCAAAGAGTTATCGGCAGAGCGCAACCTTTTTGATATGCGCCGCACACCTTTTCAAAAACTATCAGTCCGAAAATTTAAAAAAGGACGAGAGATTGAAACGCTAGAATTTACTTTTATGCCGCAGCCCGTTTCAGAGCTTGAAAAGGACGAGAAAGAGAACGAAAGAAATCTAGCAACTATTGCGAGAGATATCCAAAGAGAAGAGAGGCTGCGATCTTTGAAACGAAACAAAATCGACGAGCTAAAACCCTACCTTTTCCAAAGCGTCAGAGTTAAAAATCCAAACACTCAAGAATATGACACCCTAAAAATTATTGAGCTAAATTACAACCAAGATAAAATCAAAGCCAAGCTAAAAAATTCTGATGATGACTACATAACCGAAATGACTTTTGAGAGCATAAAACACCTACAAAATTTCTTAGGTTTTTAG